The Columba livia isolate bColLiv1 breed racing homer chromosome 2, bColLiv1.pat.W.v2, whole genome shotgun sequence genome includes the window TTAGTTCCACAAACTATTTCAAAGCCAAATCTTTGTATCAGCAACAAACCTTCTGTACCTTtttctgtccccaaatccaAAATCCACCGTGAAAATCACTTGTTCTGGGCCTGGATTCACTGACAGGAAACACAAGGCACCACTTCTAATGTTTACATTACAAGTTTATGTGCTTATTCATAAAAATCCTGCAGTCAGAATGATCAGCTTGGATTGCTGAGGAGGaggattattttaatttctttatgtaTTTCAATTAAATGCATGACTATTGatttcagtgcattttttcagttaaaagcaCAGTGATTTATGTTGTTTAAATGCTATTGCCTGCCCTGCCAAAAGCACGCATCTGGGAATATTTCTGGGTTGCTCAcagtcttttctcctttctttccgcCTCTGTTTGCCAGTACATGCTGCTGAAACAAACCAGCTACTTCAAAAGGCAGTTCCTGCTTTCTGTCCTTATGAGTCTGGCACTGTTTTGAGAAGGGGGGAGTAATAGTAAGAGAAGAAAGGTAGATTCAGGGcccacaaagaaaaccaacagaaaataatgtaatgaTAAAACAGTACACCTACCTGAACTCCATTCTTTCTCCCAGGGTGATACCATTTCTGGATTCATCTGAGGTTGGATAAGTTGAGTTTCAAGAAGCCACCAGTTCTCTGCAGCATCTGAATTCTGTGACCCCATCTCCACAAGCTCATTGTCAGCCTACACTTTCCATGGCTCCTTCCAGAAGGGTGCTGTGATGTGCCCGGTGTCCCCTGCTGTGATATGCCCCTCCTGGCATACAGCTCTGCACAACCATAACAGGACAGAAAAGCAGCCCCAGATTCATACTGACTTTGTTCTTCAGCTGGTGTGACAGTCGCCAGTTCTCTCCTTTGTCCAGCACTGCTGATACTCTCTGCTATAGTGAGTTTCTGCAAGTCTTTTGCAACACCTAAATAAGCATCTTTATTCCTGCAGTAATTTGGCAGTGTACTTGCactgctccttctcctctcaGGACCAGAAACCCCAGAGTGTTCTTGTATTATTAATGAAAGACTGCCTGCATTGCCACAGGTAATACAGTATTCACATGAGCTTCACATTCATGGAACAAAGTGATATGTAGCTTAAGCTACTTACAGAAGTAATTATGCTTGCTGAGCATCTACTGTGGAAGTTACCAACAGGACCCCAAACCAAGTGCAGTTGCACATATGGACACACTAGCATAAGTTAGGTTTTACCAATAAACTGTTGGTGTAAGCTGAAGTCTATTTACTCCTTCCCTCCCAGCTAAACAATTAACAGTATAATTATTATTGTACAGTTACACTGCTATGATTCTGCATGTACAGGAGTTGTGAAGCTCAAGAAGTGAGGGCACAAATTCTGCTGAGTTCTCTCAATAGGTGCATGACAGCAGACTAAGGAGGAGCAAGAGAAGCAAGGCTCCACAGGTTTTCCTGAACACTGTTTTTCGTCTTTGAAGTGCTTTACAAAAAATGTATTGCAATTAAGCATGGAAACACACCTTTCAGGAACTATCACTCTTATTTTCTCAATAACGAAAATGAAGCAGAGATGTTCAAGTTGAATTGTTCAAGTCAGCAAAGCAAATGAGCGATAGAAAAGGGACTGATGTCTAGTTCCCAATTCACTATCATATCAGAGCTTGTTCTACACTTTTGAATATTACCTATCACCAAGATTATTATCCTTGCCTAACAGTGTGTTTGCAATAATTCAAGATCTTTACAAGAAATCTACAACCTGAATTCAGCATCTCATTAAGCTCAAAGAATAAGTTACAGACTTACAATTTTAAAGCTCTTCCAATAGCTAGTTATCCACCTTCTGCCTGTTTAAGTCTGTTTGATAGCTTACGGGTACTAAATTCAGCAGTACAATTGACTTAACGAGTTCTGACCTATTCCTTGAGTTGTTGTAACTGATGATGAGCACTGCCCATCATTTCCCATCCCAACTAAAAGGTAACTGTCAGTGAAGATGACTCCAGTCACCCTATTTCTTTTAGCGATCAGGGTGAGCTCAGCAGGTGACAGCTCAGCTGATGACATTAAACCATGCTCAGGTAATTGCACCCTATCACATTACTGAGTACAGGCAAAAAAAGTAAGTTTTCTAGTTCAACCATGAGAATTCTCGGCAAAGAAGCCAGAAGTGACATTTTTAGTGTTATCTTTTATcttaaaaaggtattttctaCTACTCTTACCATAGTAATCCATTACTGAGTAACAAGGGCTATTCAGCACTAGTAATAGTCTGACAACTAGTCTCCATATTTTTCTTGCCTCAGGAATCAAATGTTCTTTATATAAAGGTTAAAATCTCAAACCATGTGACTCTCAACAATGCAAATTAAACCTTTGCTCCTTAACAttatgatattttatttttttgttgttgaacATTTCCCCAAAATAACATGTTTAAGTAGCTGTCTTCAACATCCCATTTAATTCAAGAAATATCCTTCCAGTGGAGTAGCAAAGCCACTGACTAATAACAAATTTTAGAAATCcaatttgtttttactgtttgtGTTATATGCTTATGTTTTCACTTCTCTCAGCCTGGACATCCAATCTACAGTGTTAAGCATTTGTGTATTACCACTTTAAATTTTGATTCTCATTGCTATAATGCTTGCGTCACTACCATCTGAATCCAGTaatatctgttaaaaaaataaattatctttcaGGGTTTTACAAGCACACATTTATGGCTTCCAGAAGTACTAATGCTCTATCAGGAACCGGATAGTTTTGCGCTTCCCATGAGAAAGGAATCTGAAAGTCTAGGTTACTTATGTGGAGACTAGAACCATAGACACTGAAAAATCAGTTTACACACTCTGAAAGGGGACAGAGGGGAAACGGTGATTTGAAAGTAGGCAAATGCTATTCACAGATGTTGCTGTatttaaaaggctttttcattttaaatacatttctaaaagaaaaattaaaaggcttAAAGAAAGGAACATGATGCCAACCAGAAGAAGACATAAGAACTCTGATTACATTTGATTCAAGTACAAGAAGATTCACCAGTGGCACTGAATGTAACTGACCTTATATCACCAACAAAGGACCCCCAGATCTCTTTTTGTCTGGTTTTCAAGGCAAGCTGATAACATCTTATCATGGTAACTGTCTGAACATGCATGATTCTGATTGTGCTTAAGGTAGCAGGAACTGGCTTCCAACATGACTGGGGAGATTTCAAGTAGTCACTTGGggaaagatgagagaaacagaaaccaGGATTGCCCTGCATCTGACAAAAACATGCAGCTGGCAATCCTGTAGTTCTCATACCTTTGACCTGTGGCTCTCCATCCAACAACCTGCTCCCTCCATAAACTCCACACCACATCGCATTCCCAAAAGTGTCCCCCACCACAGCGCATTTTGAGGACTGGAGATGCAGAAGTCATGAAAGCACAGGGCCCTTCCCTGGCAGATACCTTCTGCCTCGTACTTCACCTTCGtctcccagctctgcttcccTCTCAATAGCACTCCAgtccctgtgctgctccagTGGCCTTCTCCCAGCCTGTGTCCAGATATGCTCTCAGTAGCTCCACAAATCCTTACCTCTTGGCCCACGTATCCTTATGtatctcccttcctccctctctacctccctcctgccctccaggtTGCACAACACTGTTGGATGACAGGCTGAGAGATTTCATACCCAACAGATGGGCTCACAAACAGGGAGCGAGGAAGGTGGCgggagagcagcagctctctAGCCACAGGGTATCCACACACATTCACAGCAATGGGTTGCACCAGGCTTGTACCATTACAGGTCAAGagctttcttaaaacaaaagctaGTATTTCTTAtcatttctttgtgctgtgtttttagGCTTCCTGAACTACAAGGGGTCACTATGCAAGCTACCATGCCTAAAATATTAACTCTAAGACATTGTATTGATAATATTTCTGAAGATAAAACAGATTCCCTTCTCTTGGTACACTGGCCCTCTATGTTCCCGTATACAGGTGTTATTACTTGGTCACTGGTGACTGAGGAAGTAGATGAGATTTTTCAAGAGTTTTgacccccttttttttgtttttcttttttctgaaatatgtatttactttttaagtGATGCTGCACGAATGGGATTTCAATCATCAGGTGTGGTAGGTGTTTCAGTGACATCTGAATGTTGTTCatcaggaaaggaaagagaaacaaccaGGAATTGCATCCAAAGGACTGATTTCTCAATTTACCTTAGGCTAGTATTGCACTTCTACTTAATCAAAATATGCCATAGAGGGGAAAACGAATGTCTACAACACAgtttaccaaaaaaacccctcaattTGCTgctcacaaatattttttaaaaatccaccCCTTATGCCAGCATTTTGGCTCACTGTATTCTACTCCTCTGTCATTAATGCTCTCTGCCGTAAGCACAACTCCTAGCTGGGGATTCCAACGCATAAGGGAGCTAGGATAAGATTCCAGATCTCAGTTGTGCTGGCATGAAGATAGGTCTCCTCAGTGATGCAGAAGACAATATCCTAGGGAGACTGGAATTAGTCCTATTCCGTACAATTCAATCCAAGATGTAAGGCatatcaagaagaaagaagttactaGGTAATGGCTACGGATGGAAATGTAACATGGTTCAGCCTAAGCGTTTCATGACAAGTGACAAGACAGCTTGAAAAAAGTGGGATATTTTCCAAAAGGATGGAAGGTGtcaagagcaaagaaaaaagggttACCTCTTCAGTTTGGGAGGGGCTGATTCTGGGCATTGGAGATACTTGTGGTGTTTTCAGCTGTGTACTGTTGCTGTCTGGAACAAGCTCTCTGTGGATTGACTGAATATGGTTTTGGAGTTCACTTTCTGATTCAAATTTAACATTGCAACTAGAGCATCGAGTCTTCAGTCCCCCTGCCTTGCTTTTGTTCTCAATGGAACTCAAGTTCTCATTTTGGCCCATGCCTTGTCTGTTACTGCTCGAAGGGATGTTGACATTCGGACTACCACGTTTACTGAGATTAACACAGCTAGCACACAGACCATATGGCAGACCGTTGATGTCAAGTTTCACTAAATCCTGTTTTGAGCGGAATTCCTTCAGGCAAGAAGCACACTTGTACAGTTTCTGGAGATGCTGCGCACGTCCCGTGGACTGCACGGCAGAACCGTTTCCAGTTTTCTGCATGTGGAACGTGCCGTGGATTTTCAGTTCCAGTGTGGAGGTCACAGTCTGCATGCACACCACACAGCGGAACCCTGTCAAGGAGTTCCTCAAGTCAGGGTGCATTTGGCAATGCTCTAAAAATTCCTCTTCGCTCTGGAGAGGCATCTTGCAAATCCTGCAGTTTCCAGTGTCCAGGCTCTTACTATGTGTGACCTTATGTTCAGTAAGAGTCAGAAGAGACGGAAACCGCTCGCCACAGATTGGGCACATATAATGTTTCACTGGTCCCAAGTGTGTCTGCATGTGCTCTCGAAGCCCATTTTCAGAGAAGAATGTTCGAGAACACACATTACACTTGTAATTCCCTTTAATGAGTTCAGCCTTTTTCTTTACTATGGCACTTTCTCCAGGTCGAATGTTGTGGTCTCGAAGCTGGTGATTTTGCAGGAGAGTCTCCATGGTATAAGCTGCTCCACAAATGTCACAGCCATACATAGGCTCAGACGTGTCCACATCTTCTTCGCTGCCGTCGTGGCTGTTATGGGACTCCTGGCTATTTGTCAACAAGGTCTGGAGTTCCACTTCCTCTTTCTGAACCTGCTCAGATGCCCCATTCGTTCCACAGTTTGgagtttttgtttcaaaaacacAATGTTTTTCCCTTAAGTGCTTTTCCAGCAAGATGATAGCATGGAAAGCTTTGCTGCAGAACTTGCAGTTGTACTTCTTGCTGTGCGTAGTAATGTGACACTGCAGCTCCACCTCTGTACCAAAGGACTCGCCGCAGAAGATGCACTTGTGTACTTTGCCCTGGTTCTCCAGGTGGTTGTGTTTAACATGAAGCTGTAGGTCAGTCTCATTGCGGAAATCCCAGTTGCAAGATGTGCATCTGTATACCTTCTTTTCATTGCTGTGCTTCACAGCCAAGTGTAGCTGAATGGAGACTTTGGAGTCAAAAACCTCTTGGCACAAGGTGCAGCGGAAGAACACAAACGTATGCATGTCCAGTAGGTGTTTCTGCAAGTCATCCACAGAAGTGAACTGCTTGTCACAACTTTCACAGATGTAGTAGGTTGAGGTGATCATGAAATGAATGGTAACATGCTTCAGCAGAGACTCCTGATTTGGAAATTCCTTGTTGCACTGAGGACAGGTCAGTTTTGGCAGGACAGTGTCAAGATGTGTTTTTAAATGAGTCTGAAAACCGTCCAAGGAAGTATACTTAGCACCACACTGATTACAAATATATTCACCTGCAGGACGAGGAGGAGCACCTCCAACTGCCTGCATCATCTTTAAAGAGGTCTGCTCAATGGTTACAGGAGATAAGGGACTCAtggctctggatttttttccattgtggATGTAATTCAGGGCCAAAGGAATGTTCTTATGGTTCTCCTTGATATGCTTGTTCAGTTTAAGAACACTATTAAATATTGGAGAATTTGTACAGTACGAACAAGAATACACTTCCACCACTGGATCTTTTGGGGTTCCAAGCACAGGGGAACCAAAACGGGAACTGCTAAGATCACAGTGGACTTGTCTAATATGCTCTTCCAGAGAAGAATCTGTAAGAAATCCCATGTAGCAATGGGGACAAAAGAATGCATTACTGTCCTTAGCAGCAGGGTTGGCAAATCCATGAGAACATCGGATGTGTTCCTGAAGTGTGTTGAGGTCGTTGAACACTTCAGAGCAGAAGTTGCACTGGTACACCATGGCAGGCATGGCAGAAACAATCAGTGCTGGGTCCGGAGCTTCGTGGACTTGCTTAAGATGTTCGTTCAGATTGTAGAGAGATGGCAATACCTCCAAACAATACTGACAGATATGGGCTTGTTCGGGTTTATCTAAATGCATAGTTTTCAGGTGTATCTGCAAAACTGCAAGGCTGGAAAATAACTGTTTGTTGCAATAAATGCAGCTATAGGTAACTTTTGGCTGTTTACTCGAAGGACCAGTGATATCTGGCACTTGCTGAGCTGCCCGCTTCCTTCCACGACCTTTTGGTATAGGGGGAGCCGTTTCCACCATGGTTGAACTATCCACCGAGAGATTGGAATCTGGAGTGGTGCTAGAGACTGAGGTGTAGCCCACAGTTACCAAAGACGGGCTGTTGCTGTGGTTGCACGACTCTGGCTGCTGGTGACTGTCCATGTGGCTGTACAGCTCCTCCACAGTATGAAAGTTCTCAGAGCAAATGCTGCATGAATTCTTCTTCTCACCATTATGAGCCTGCTCCATGTGATTCATCAGAGACGTTTCCTCTACAAAGAGTTCATGACAGTAAACACACTGAAGAGCAGATCGGTCTTCATTAGGGGAACACTCGGGGTGACATTCTGCAATGTGCTTTTGAAGATCTTCAGGAAAATCAAAGCCTTCTTCGCACTGACTGCATTTCTGAgtgtctttcattttccagtccTCCATCCGGGAAGCGGACTGAGAGCCATCTTTGTTCCTCTCGTGGACCTGCATGTGACCGTGCAGCGAACTAGATGACAGGAACCCACGTCTACAAATGGCACACTTATATGGCTTGTTGGACGTATGAGTCTTTAAGTGAATTTTGAGATGATCGCTCCTTGAGAACGCTGCGTCACACTCACTGCAGTGATACTTCTTGTCTCCCGTATGAAGCTTTATGTGGCGGTCCCTGCTCCGTTTATGTTTGAAGAGACGACTGCAATACGTGCATTTGAAAGGGAGCTTGTCGCTGTGACTTTGCTCGTGGTGCTTTAAGTAGCTGAGGCGGCTGAACGATTTGTCACAAAACTGGCATGGATAGGGCAACCCTGGGCCTCCTTCCTCTTCACCAAAATCACAACCTTCTCCATGGCTCGGGGAAGTCTGGTCCTTGCTAGAAGGCGATGATGCTGGCCATGAGCAAGTGGGGTCATCCTCAACATCCACTCCatctgaaatgagaaagaaacatgCCCACAAGCTTAATCGCTACAGTCCAAAGGAGACCAGCAAATACATATACACAATGCAGAACTAAAACACATTAAACTCAGACTGGGATATTTCTTACACCCGTATTCAACAGCTTTAAgaccacatttatttttatcagactgtaaaacattaaaagttatttaataaCTCTGTGCCTATATTacctttttattgcttttttatcATTCTTTCTAAGTTGCAGGATATGTATTATACATTGACAACTTtattaaaatgcagattttaatatatttaatgtttcttttgtatCCATTGTAAAATGATTTGCATATTATGTGAGCATCGAAG containing:
- the ZNF521 gene encoding zinc finger protein 521 isoform X10, with the translated sequence MSRRKQAKPRSLKDPNCALEDKAEDGEVLDCKKRPDEGEELEEEAVHSCDSCLQVFESLSDITEHKINQCQLTDGVDVEDDPTCSWPASSPSSKDQTSPSHGEGCDFGEEEGGPGLPYPCQFCDKSFSRLSYLKHHEQSHSDKLPFKCTYCSRLFKHKRSRDRHIKLHTGDKKYHCSECDAAFSRSDHLKIHLKTHTSNKPYKCAICRRGFLSSSSLHGHMQVHERNKDGSQSASRMEDWKMKDTQKCSQCEEGFDFPEDLQKHIAECHPECSPNEDRSALQCVYCHELFVEETSLMNHMEQAHNGEKKNSCSICSENFHTVEELYSHMDSHQQPESCNHSNSPSLVTVGYTSVSSTTPDSNLSVDSSTMVETAPPIPKGRGRKRAAQQVPDITGPSSKQPKVTYSCIYCNKQLFSSLAVLQIHLKTMHLDKPEQAHICQYCLEVLPSLYNLNEHLKQVHEAPDPALIVSAMPAMVYQCNFCSEVFNDLNTLQEHIRCSHGFANPAAKDSNAFFCPHCYMGFLTDSSLEEHIRQVHCDLSSSRFGSPVLGTPKDPVVEVYSCSYCTNSPIFNSVLKLNKHIKENHKNIPLALNYIHNGKKSRAMSPLSPVTIEQTSLKMMQAVGGAPPRPAGEYICNQCGAKYTSLDGFQTHLKTHLDTVLPKLTCPQCNKEFPNQESLLKHVTIHFMITSTYYICESCDKQFTSVDDLQKHLLDMHTFVFFRCTLCQEVFDSKVSIQLHLAVKHSNEKKVYRCTSCNWDFRNETDLQLHVKHNHLENQGKVHKCIFCGESFGTEVELQCHITTHSKKYNCKFCSKAFHAIILLEKHLREKHCVFETKTPNCGTNGASEQVQKEEVELQTLLTNSQESHNSHDGSEEDVDTSEPMYGCDICGAAYTMETLLQNHQLRDHNIRPGESAIVKKKAELIKGNYKCNVCSRTFFSENGLREHMQTHLGPVKHYMCPICGERFPSLLTLTEHKVTHSKSLDTGNCRICKMPLQSEEEFLEHCQMHPDLRNSLTGFRCVVCMQTVTSTLELKIHGTFHMQKTGNGSAVQSTGRAQHLQKLYKCASCLKEFRSKQDLVKLDINGLPYGLCASCVNLSKRGSPNVNIPSSSNRQGMGQNENLSSIENKSKAGGLKTRCSSCNVKFESESELQNHIQSIHRELVPDSNSTQLKTPQVSPMPRISPSQTEEKKTYQCIKCQMVFYNEWDIQVHVANHMIDEGLNHECKLCNQTFDSPAKLQCHLIEHSFEGMGGTFKCPVCFTVFVQANKLQQHIFSAHGQEDKIYDCTQCPQKFFFQTELQNHTMTQHSS
- the ZNF521 gene encoding zinc finger protein 521 isoform X7, whose translation is MPLCLCVSAGRLTMISSVITYRASPCGLGAPSGAILMALGALLPFSIIMWTTGATAQSKTLQLFAFRMSRRKQAKPRSLKVEENETEDQQAGVGHTAAQTDPNCALEDKAEDGEVLDCKKRPDEGEELEEEAVHSCDSCLQVFESLSDITEHKINQCQLTDGVDVEDDPTCSWPASSPSSKDQTSPSHGEGCDFGEEEGGPGLPYPCQFCDKSFSRLSYLKHHEQSHSDKLPFKCTYCSRLFKHKRSRDRHIKLHTGDKKYHCSECDAAFSRSDHLKIHLKTHTSNKPYKCAICRRGFLSSSSLHGHMQVHERNKDGSQSASRMEDWKMKDTQKCSQCEEGFDFPEDLQKHIAECHPECSPNEDRSALQCVYCHELFVEETSLMNHMEQAHNGEKKNSCSICSENFHTVEELYSHMDSHQQPESCNHSNSPSLVTVGYTSVSSTTPDSNLSVDSSTMVETAPPIPKGRGRKRAAQQVPDITGPSSKQPKVTYSCIYCNKQLFSSLAVLQIHLKTMHLDKPEQAHICQYCLEVLPSLYNLNEHLKQVHEAPDPALIVSAMPAMVYQCNFCSEVFNDLNTLQEHIRCSHGFANPAAKDSNAFFCPHCYMGFLTDSSLEEHIRQVHCDLSSSRFGSPVLGTPKDPVVEVYSCSYCTNSPIFNSVLKLNKHIKENHKNIPLALNYIHNGKKSRAMSPLSPVTIEQTSLKMMQAVGGAPPRPAGEYICNQCGAKYTSLDGFQTHLKTHLDTVLPKLTCPQCNKEFPNQESLLKHVTIHFMITSTYYICESCDKQFTSVDDLQKHLLDMHTFVFFRCTLCQEVFDSKVSIQLHLAVKHSNEKKVYRCTSCNWDFRNETDLQLHVKHNHLENQGKVHKCIFCGESFGTEVELQCHITTHSKKYNCKFCSKAFHAIILLEKHLREKHCVFETKTPNCGTNGASEQVQKEEVELQTLLTNSQESHNSHDGSEEDVDTSEPMYGCDICGAAYTMETLLQNHQLRDHNIRPGESAIVKKKAELIKGNYKCNVCSRTFFSENGLREHMQTHLGPVKHYMCPICGERFPSLLTLTEHKVTHSKSLDTGNCRICKMPLQSEEEFLEHCQMHPDLRNSLTGFRCVVCMQTVTSTLELKIHGTFHMQKTGNGSAVQSTGRAQHLQKLYKCASCLKEFRSKQDLVKLDINGLPYGLCASCVNLSKRGSPNVNIPSSSNRQGMGQNENLSSIENKSKAGGLKTRCSSCNVKFESESELQNHIQSIHRELVPDSNSTQLKTPQVSPMPRISPSQTEEKKTYQCIKCQMVFYNEWDIQVHVANHMIDEGLNHECKLCNQTFDSPAKLQCHLIEHSFEGMGGTFKCPVCFTVFVQANKLQQHIFSAHGQEDKIYDCTQCPQKFFFQTELQNHTMTQHSS
- the ZNF521 gene encoding zinc finger protein 521 isoform X4; this encodes MPLCLCVSAGRLTMISSVITYRASPCGLGAPSGAILMALGALLPFSIIMWTTGATAQSKTLQLFAFRMSRRKQAKPRSLKDPNCALEDKAEDGEVLDCKKRPDEGEELEEEAVHSCDSCLQVFESLSDITEHKINQCQLTDGVDVEDDPTCSWPASSPSSKDQTSPSHGEGCDFGEEEGGPGLPYPCQFCDKSFSRLSYLKHHEQSHSDKLPFKCTYCSRLFKHKRSRDRHIKLHTGDKKYHCSECDAAFSRSDHLKIHLKTHTSNKPYKCAICRRGFLSSSSLHGHMQVHERNKDGSQSASRMEDWKMKDTQKCSQCEEGFDFPEDLQKHIAECHPECSPNEDRSALQCVYCHELFVEETSLMNHMEQAHNGEKKNSCSICSENFHTVEELYSHMDSHQQPESCNHSNSPSLVTVGYTSVSSTTPDSNLSVDSSTMVETAPPIPKGRGRKRAAQQVPDITGPSSKQPKVTYSCIYCNKQLFSSLAVLQIHLKTMHLDKPEQAHICQYCLEVLPSLYNLNEHLKQVHEAPDPALIVSAMPAMVYQCNFCSEVFNDLNTLQEHIRCSHGFANPAAKDSNAFFCPHCYMGFLTDSSLEEHIRQVHCDLSSSRFGSPVLGTPKDPVVEVYSCSYCTNSPIFNSVLKLNKHIKENHKNIPLALNYIHNGKKSRAMSPLSPVTIEQTSLKMMQAVGGAPPRPAGEYICNQCGAKYTSLDGFQTHLKTHLDTVLPKLTCPQCNKEFPNQESLLKHVTIHFMITSTYYICESCDKQFTSVDDLQKHLLDMHTFVFFRCTLCQEVFDSKVSIQLHLAVKHSNEKKVYRCTSCNWDFRNETDLQLHVKHNHLENQGKVHKCIFCGESFGTEVELQCHITTHSKKYNCKFCSKAFHAIILLEKHLREKHCVFETKTPNCGTNGASEQVQKEEVELQTLLTNSQESHNSHDGSEEDVDTSEPMYGCDICGAAYTMETLLQNHQLRDHNIRPGESAIVKKKAELIKGNYKCNVCSRTFFSENGLREHMQTHLGPVKHYMCPICGERFPSLLTLTEHKVTHSKSLDTGNCRICKMPLQSEEEFLEHCQMHPDLRNSLTGFRCVVCMQTVTSTLELKIHGTFHMQKTGNGSAVQSTGRAQHLQKLYKCASCLKEFRSKQDLVKLDINGLPYGLCASCVNLSKRGSPNVNIPSSSNRQGMGQNENLSSIENKSKAGGLKTRCSSCNVKFESESELQNHIQSIHRELVPDSNSTQLKTPQVSPMPRISPSQTEEKKTYQCIKCQMVFYNEWDIQVHVANHMIDEGLNHECKLCNQTFDSPAKLQCHLIEHSFEGMGGTFKCPVCFTVFVQANKLQQHIFSAHGQEDKIYDCTQCPQKFFFQTELQNHTMTQHSS
- the ZNF521 gene encoding zinc finger protein 521 isoform X8; the encoded protein is MSRRKQAKPRSLKVEENETEDQQAGVGHTAAQTDPNCALEDKAEDGEVLDCKKRPDEGEELEEEAVHSCDSCLQVFESLSDITEHKINQCQLTDGVDVEDDPTCSWPASSPSSKDQTSPSHGEGCDFGEEEGGPGLPYPCQFCDKSFSRLSYLKHHEQSHSDKLPFKCTYCSRLFKHKRSRDRHIKLHTGDKKYHCSECDAAFSRSDHLKIHLKTHTSNKPYKCAICRRGFLSSSSLHGHMQVHERNKDGSQSASRMEDWKMKDTQKCSQCEEGFDFPEDLQKHIAECHPECSPNEDRSALQCVYCHELFVEETSLMNHMEQAHNGEKKNSCSICSENFHTVEELYSHMDSHQQPESCNHSNSPSLVTVGYTSVSSTTPDSNLSVDSSTMVETAPPIPKGRGRKRAAQQVPDITGPSSKQPKVTYSCIYCNKQLFSSLAVLQIHLKTMHLDKPEQAHICQYCLEVLPSLYNLNEHLKQVHEAPDPALIVSAMPAMVYQCNFCSEVFNDLNTLQEHIRCSHGFANPAAKDSNAFFCPHCYMGFLTDSSLEEHIRQVHCDLSSSRFGSPVLGTPKDPVVEVYSCSYCTNSPIFNSVLKLNKHIKENHKNIPLALNYIHNGKKSRAMSPLSPVTIEQTSLKMMQAVGGAPPRPAGEYICNQCGAKYTSLDGFQTHLKTHLDTVLPKLTCPQCNKEFPNQESLLKHVTIHFMITSTYYICESCDKQFTSVDDLQKHLLDMHTFVFFRCTLCQEVFDSKVSIQLHLAVKHSNEKKVYRCTSCNWDFRNETDLQLHVKHNHLENQGKVHKCIFCGESFGTEVELQCHITTHSKKYNCKFCSKAFHAIILLEKHLREKHCVFETKTPNCGTNGASEQVQKEEVELQTLLTNSQESHNSHDGSEEDVDTSEPMYGCDICGAAYTMETLLQNHQLRDHNIRPGESAIVKKKAELIKGNYKCNVCSRTFFSENGLREHMQTHLGPVKHYMCPICGERFPSLLTLTEHKVTHSKSLDTGNCRICKMPLQSEEEFLEHCQMHPDLRNSLTGFRCVVCMQTVTSTLELKIHGTFHMQKTGNGSAVQSTGRAQHLQKLYKCASCLKEFRSKQDLVKLDINGLPYGLCASCVNLSKRGSPNVNIPSSSNRQGMGQNENLSSIENKSKAGGLKTRCSSCNVKFESESELQNHIQSIHRELVPDSNSTQLKTPQVSPMPRISPSQTEEKKTYQCIKCQMVFYNEWDIQVHVANHMIDEGLNHECKLCNQTFDSPAKLQCHLIEHSFEGMGGTFKCPVCFTVFVQANKLQQHIFSAHGQEDKIYDCTQCPQKFFFQTELQNHTMTQHSS
- the ZNF521 gene encoding zinc finger protein 521 isoform X3 — translated: MPLCLCVSAGRLTMISSVITYRASPCGLGAPSGAILMALGALLPFSIIMWTTGATAQSKTLQLFAFRMSRRKQAKPRSLKEENETEDQQAGVGHTAAQTDPNCALEDKAEDGEVLDCKKRPDEGEELEEEAVHSCDSCLQVFESLSDITEHKINQCQLTDGVDVEDDPTCSWPASSPSSKDQTSPSHGEGCDFGEEEGGPGLPYPCQFCDKSFSRLSYLKHHEQSHSDKLPFKCTYCSRLFKHKRSRDRHIKLHTGDKKYHCSECDAAFSRSDHLKIHLKTHTSNKPYKCAICRRGFLSSSSLHGHMQVHERNKDGSQSASRMEDWKMKDTQKCSQCEEGFDFPEDLQKHIAECHPECSPNEDRSALQCVYCHELFVEETSLMNHMEQAHNGEKKNSCSICSENFHTVEELYSHMDSHQQPESCNHSNSPSLVTVGYTSVSSTTPDSNLSVDSSTMVETAPPIPKGRGRKRAAQQVPDITGPSSKQPKVTYSCIYCNKQLFSSLAVLQIHLKTMHLDKPEQAHICQYCLEVLPSLYNLNEHLKQVHEAPDPALIVSAMPAMVYQCNFCSEVFNDLNTLQEHIRCSHGFANPAAKDSNAFFCPHCYMGFLTDSSLEEHIRQVHCDLSSSRFGSPVLGTPKDPVVEVYSCSYCTNSPIFNSVLKLNKHIKENHKNIPLALNYIHNGKKSRAMSPLSPVTIEQTSLKMMQAVGGAPPRPAGEYICNQCGAKYTSLDGFQTHLKTHLDTVLPKLTCPQCNKEFPNQESLLKHVTIHFMITSTYYICESCDKQFTSVDDLQKHLLDMHTFVFFRCTLCQEVFDSKVSIQLHLAVKHSNEKKVYRCTSCNWDFRNETDLQLHVKHNHLENQGKVHKCIFCGESFGTEVELQCHITTHSKKYNCKFCSKAFHAIILLEKHLREKHCVFETKTPNCGTNGASEQVQKEEVELQTLLTNSQESHNSHDGSEEDVDTSEPMYGCDICGAAYTMETLLQNHQLRDHNIRPGESAIVKKKAELIKGNYKCNVCSRTFFSENGLREHMQTHLGPVKHYMCPICGERFPSLLTLTEHKVTHSKSLDTGNCRICKMPLQSEEEFLEHCQMHPDLRNSLTGFRCVVCMQTVTSTLELKIHGTFHMQKTGNGSAVQSTGRAQHLQKLYKCASCLKEFRSKQDLVKLDINGLPYGLCASCVNLSKRGSPNVNIPSSSNRQGMGQNENLSSIENKSKAGGLKTRCSSCNVKFESESELQNHIQSIHRELVPDSNSTQLKTPQVSPMPRISPSQTEEKKTYQCIKCQMVFYNEWDIQVHVANHMIDEGLNHECKLCNQTFDSPAKLQCHLIEHSFEGMGGTFKCPVCFTVFVQANKLQQHIFSAHGQEDKIYDCTQCPQKFFFQTELQNHTMTQHSS